From the genome of Kluyveromyces lactis strain NRRL Y-1140 chromosome F complete sequence:
AGCTCTTCCGAAGTCTAATTCCACATCTTTAGTAGGAACAACACCTTGTTTAACCTCTTTCTTCGTTAATGGTTTTGGGATTGGGTTGTATGTTCCTAATACTTCAATTGGTTTCCTATTCAACGCCTTATGTTTGTTGGTAACAACTATGTTGTATACTGGGGTATGTTTCCTTCCGAATCTAGCTAGTCTTATCCTCACCAAACCTTTCGTCATGATTATTGTATTTCACCAAACTTGGCGTTAAATTCTGGTTTAAGAGACTTGGTTTACTCGCTCTGGTCGTCTTGATACATAATATGTTTGTCCTGTTATTACGCTTTTAATGTtgattgaatttttttttctatctTTCGAAGGATTTTCAACACCAACTAAATAAAGCATGTctatcacgtgatatagGTGGGATATCTAACAGCCGTATGAGCAACATTCGTCTTAGGCGTTTATGGCGACATTACAGCCTAATAGTATAGGAAGTTGATCTATGAGAAAGTATCTATAAGTGAGAAAGTGTTTATTTACTGGAGTTAGACTGACGGTGGGAATTAGTTTACCAAAAATGCAGTCATATAAAACGACTTGGCATTACAAATAACATCGCATTCAGTAAAGAAAGTTAACGACacaaataatgaaatagTATGTTCTTGAACCCGTTTAGCAGACGCATATATACAGAGTTGGCATATATTAACCAAAATTTATTTACTTTTTATTCTCTGCTTTCTTCATTGCCTCACGATCCTTGCTGCTTCATCACTAAGGGcttaaaaagaaatttttcacAAGCTGTATAAAATTTTCAATCtagctcatctcatcgctcATCTCATCTAACAAGTAGAGACGAGTTATAATCAACAACACCTCAGAAAAGAGAATTACTGAGTTTAACTTGGGATTGAAAACTGACAAGCGAACAAATTGTGCAATATGGGTCCTGAACAAGCGTCCAAGcttcttgaacttgaagat
Proteins encoded in this window:
- the MRPS16 gene encoding mitochondrial 37S ribosomal protein bS16m (highly similar to uniprot|Q02608 Saccharomyces cerevisiae YPL013C MRPS16 Mitochondrial ribosomal protein of the small subunit), whose protein sequence is MTKGLVRIRLARFGRKHTPVYNIVVTNKHKALNRKPIEVLGTYNPIPKPLTKKEVKQGVVPTKDVELDFGRAKYWIGVGAQPSDTVTRLLRKAGILDENWGKTYTSSRVVIEPRKEVFEE